A stretch of Labeo rohita strain BAU-BD-2019 unplaced genomic scaffold, IGBB_LRoh.1.0 scaffold_64, whole genome shotgun sequence DNA encodes these proteins:
- the LOC127161408 gene encoding gastrula zinc finger protein XlCGF8.2DB — protein MEEKEQYEKHCDVTIGEKSTQTAKTSSCEKPQKTKSNRSFTCHQCGKCFLQKHKHLHMRVHTGEKPFTCQQCAKSFSQKGHLEQHMRIHTGEKPYTCKQCGRSFTQKSHLNGHMRIHTGERSFTCQQCGSSYPRKQNLKIHMRVHTGVKPYICTQCGKSFIHYSGLKYHIRTHTGENLFICDQCGKSFTTELNLRYHMIIHTGGRPFICVQCGKSFMNNANLKSHIRIHNEEKPFTCDQCGKRFRCQENLIKHMRIHSKENSFKCHQCDRTFTDTNHLKNHVITHIGEKPFMCHQCGKSFTREGSLKVHMRIHTGEKPYICKHCGKCFTVKVNLKTHIRVHTGEKPYKCLQCEKSFACKSSMKCHLQTHCGKKSPFTSE, from the coding sequence ATGGAAGAGAAAGAGCAGTATGAGAAACACTGTGATGTAACCATTGGTGAAAAATCCACACAGACTGCAAAGACCTCATCATGTGAAAAACCTCAGAAAACCAAATCTAACAGATCTTTCACCTGCCATCAATGTGGAAagtgttttcttcaaaaacacaaacatctccacatgagagttcacactggagaaaaacctttcACATGCCAACAATGTGCAAAGAGTTTCAGTCAAAAAGGACACCTTGAACAACACATGAgaatccacactggagaaaagccttaTACATGCAAACAGTGTGGAAGGAGTTTTACACAGAAAAGCCACCTTAACGGCcatatgagaattcacactggagagagatctttcacctgccaacagtgtggaagtAGCTACCCTCGAAAACAAAACCTTAAAAtccacatgagagttcacaccgGAGTGAAGCCCTATATTTGCACacagtgtgggaagagttttaTACACTATAGTGGCCTTAAATACCACATAAGAACACACACTGgagaaaatctgtttatttgtgatcagtgtggaaagagcttcACAACAGAATTAAACCTCAGgtatcacatgatcattcaCACTGGAGGGAGACCATTCATATGTgttcagtgtggaaagagtttcatgAATAACGCAAACCTAAAGTCTCATATTAGAATTCACAATGAAGAGAAACCTttcacatgtgatcagtgtgggaagagATTTAGATGTCAAGAAAATCTTATTAAACACATGAGGATTCACtcaaaagaaaacagttttaaatgtcATCAGTGTGACAGGACTTTCACAGACACAAATCACCTTAAGAATCATGTAATAACTCACATCGGAGAAAAGCCTTTCATGTGccatcagtgtggaaagagtttcacaaGAGAAGGAAGCCTCAAGgttcacatgagaattcacactggagagaaaccttacatCTGCAAACATTGTGGAAAGTGTTTCACGGTTAAAGTAAACCTTAAAACTCACAtaagagttcacactggagagaaaccttacaaGTGTCTTCAGTGTGAGAAGAGTTTCGCATGTAAAAGCAGCATGAAATGTCATTTGCAAACACATTGTGGGAAGAAATCGCCATTTACCTCAGAGTGA